The stretch of DNA GCCGGGCACTCGCGTCGATAGTGATCCCGCCTTGCGCGTCTGCAGCTGGCTGGCCGAGAAAGACGACGTCGAGCCCCAATTCGTGCAGCGGGCTCTGTTCGTAAAATATCCGCTGGAGGTCGCCGCCCTCTGGCCTACGCCATACGCCGCGGCGGAAGTTACTCCCGGTGAAGCTGTAGGCGGCCGTGTCGCCCGACTCCGTGAAGAAAGGTCGCGAAGACTGGGTCCACACCGCGAACCGGTCGTCGGTCCCCGGCGCCGGGTCCCCCGAGCGCGCGACCAGCTCCAACCCCGACACGGGCGTCTCCCGCCACCACCCAGAGCGCGTGTCGCCCGTGCCGCAGCAAACGCTGTCGGGGCCGCTGGAAAAAGCAAGGAAGCTAACGCGGCCTTGCTCGTTGAGCGTCGGCCCCTGCCGACCTTGGAAGAAATCATCGAAGACCGACTCGGTCCCCGGCGCGGGGGCGCCGGCGAGCACGACCGTCCGCAACCCACCGCTCGCCACGGCGTGTCCGCACGCCAGGAGTATCGCGGCCACGACCAATGATTGTCTTCTCATGAGCACATTCCTTCCGTCGAAAGGCCCGGAACGGCTATCCGAGTCTACGGTGGCGAAGTCTTTGCTTACCTCTCTTCTGCGGTCACGAGCACGCCGTTCTAACGGCTCTGCGCGAACATCCAGTCCCACAGGTATCGGCTCTTGTAGGTCTGGGTCCAGCTGTCGTGGTTGACCCCCGGGTACTCGGTGTAGATCGGGCGTCCGCCGGCGGCGCTGATCGCGGAGATCATCTCGCGCGAACGGACGACGGGGACGGCGCCGTCGGCGTCGCCGTGGAAGCACCACAGCGGGAGGCCCTTGAGCCGCTCGGCCCACGCCGGGTTGCCGCCGCCGCAGATCGGCGCCGCGGCCGCCCAGAGGTCCGGCTCGCGCGACGCGAGCTCCCACGTGCCGTAACCGCCCATCGAGAGGCCCGTGATGTAGAGACGCTTCGTGTCGATGGGGTGCATCTCGATCAAGTGATCGACCAGCGCGCGGACGGCGTGCATCGGCGCGGTGGGCTCATCGTCGATGCTCTCGGCGAGCGTTTCGTTGGTGGGCCGGAGCCGCAGCGACCAGACGATCGGCTCGTCGCTCTCGTTACCATCGGAATCGAGCTTGTTGCCGGCCGGGCACTGCGGCGCGAGGACGAACGCCCGGTGGCGGTCGCGGAACTCCGGCGTGACAAACGACGGCCCGCCGTGGATGAGCTGCCGCTGGTTGTCGTCGCCCCGTTCGCCAAAGCCGTGCAAGAACACCACCAGCGGCCGCTTCTCGACCGGGTCCACTTCCTTGGGCGACATCAACCGATAGGGCAACGTGAACCCGTCGTCGTCAAACTCGTGAGCCGCGAAGGCTTCGAGCAACTCGGGCGTGACGCGGGGGTCAACGGCTTCTTCGGCGTTAGCGGCGGACATCAGCAGGAGGACAACGAGAAAGGATCGGATCATGGCGACAGTTCCAAAGAAGAGAGAGGGGCGCCTGCAGCATAACCTCAAGCCGCCTAGGTTAACCACAGAGCCACAGAGTGACGCACAGAGGGGTCGTCGCTGTGCTTTCCTCCGCGTCCTCACTGGCTCAGTGGTTCATTTATTGGCTATTTGAGGCGTCGTAAGCCACGCGCCCGTCTACAATCGTGTAGCGCACCTGCGCCTGGTTAAGCGTCTCGGGCGCCACCGCAAACAAGTCGCGATCAACGACGACGAGGTCCGCCGCCATGCCGGGTTGGAGCATGCCGCGATGGTTCTCGGCGAACGCCGCGTAGGCCGACTCGGCCGTGTAGGCCCGCAGCGACTCTTCGACGGTAATCTTCTGCTCGGGGAACCAGCCGTCGGGGTTCTTGTCGTCGAGCGTCCGCCGCGTCACGGCGCCGTAGATGCCCTCGATCGGCGTTGCGGGCGCGACGTACCAGTCGCTGCCGAACGCCATCCGTGCGCCGGCGTCGAGCAGTGAACGGTAAGCGTGCGTCGTCTTGCTACGCTCCACGCCGATCAGCGGCTCGGTCCAACGGCCGTCGTCGATGCAGTGGTAGGGCTGCACGCTGGCGATGACGTCGAGCTCGGCGTAGCGGGGGATGTCCGCCGGCGCGATGTGCTGGGCGTGCTCGATGCGGAAGCGGCGGTCGCGCGGGCCGTTCGCCTTGGCGACGCGCTCGAACACGTCGAGTTGGGTGCGGATCGCGCGGTCGCCGATGGCGTGGACCGCCACTTGCAAACCCGCTGCGTCGGCGGCCTGCGTCCAGCGCTCGAGGGCCTCTTCGGTGTTGACCATCAGGCCACGGTCCGAAGGCTTGTCGTCGTAGGGATCGATGAACGCGGCGGTGTGCGAACCAAGTGAGCCATCGACAAAGCCCTTCAGCATGCCGACCGCCAGCCAGTCGTCTCCCTTGCCGTTCCTTTCGATCTCAAGGAGCAACTGTCTCCACTGATGCAGCGGCGTCGCCATGCGGATACGGACCTTGAGGCGCCCGTTCGCCTGCGCCGCGCGTAGGGCCGTCAGCTCTTCGAGCGAGCCCATCTGCACGACGGACGTCACGCCGCGGGCGAGCAGGTACTCGTTGGCCGCGTCGAGGTGTTTCATCAGGTCGGCCGCCGTGGGGCCCGGGGCTACCGCGGCGACGAGGCCCATCGCATTGTCGCGTAACAGGCCAGTGATCCGTCCCGATTCATCGCGGTCGATCGAGCCCCCTTCCGGCGCGACGGCGGAGTCGTCGACTTTCGCAATCCGTAACGCCGCGGAGTTCGCCAGCGCCATGTGACCATCGAGGCGGTTGATCCATACCGGGTTGTTGGGCGAGACGGCGTCGATCCAGTCGCGCGTCGGCGGCTCGCCGCCCCAGATCGTGTGGTCCCACTCGCCGCCGCGGACCCACTCGCCCGGCTTGAGTGTCTTGACGAAGTCGGCGATCCGCTGCGTGAACTCCTCGGGCGACTTGGCGCCACGGAGTTGCACGCCCGCCAAGTTGCGGCCGCCAACAAACAGGTGGAGGTGCGAGTCCCACCAACCGGGCGTGACGAGCCCGCCCGCGGCGTCGATGACGGTGGCGTCCTCGGGCGCCTTCGCCTCGACATCGGCACGGTCGCCGACGGCAACGATCTCGCCATCAACACAAAGCACCGCCTCGGCCCAAGGGCGCTCGGCGTCAGCGGTCCACACACGGCCACCGGTGATGAGCAGCGCCGACGGCGCGGCGGGCGCCTCGATAGCGCCAATCAGCGCTGTAGCAAAGCAGACAATCGCAAAGAGCTGGCGGAGCATCGTCGGTTCCTGGTGGTTGGAATCGGAACCGACTTTAGCATGGCGGAGATACAGTTTGTGCGCAGACGTTCCGCGTTGGTGCGCGAACCTACGGGTGAGCCGTTGTCAATGACTCGGCACGGGCGATCTCTCGCAGGTACTCGGGCGCGAAATCGGCGCCGCAAGCCCACTGGAGGGTGTGGTCGGTGAGCTCGAAGTGCTGGAAGACATTCTTGTCATTCAGCGGAACGAACACAGGTCCATCAAGAAGACCGGCTAAATCGACCGTGCCTGCGAACCCGTCGCTGAATGCGAGCCGGACTCGAAAGTCGCCCAGGTAGTCGGCTTCGATAACTCGTAGCATCGTGTTCACTCTTCTAGAAAATGTCTGTAGGAGGCGTCTCCGACGCCGATTACGGTATCCATTCCGAAACGGCATGGTGCGCGTAATCGGCGTCGGAGACGCCTCCTACAAGAATGATCGAGCAATGCTAACTGTCGTAACGCTCCAGAATCGGCGGCGGAGTGATTGCCCCCAGGCCTAGTGACCCCACGCCGTCCGCTTCGCCTGCGGCGATTCGTCGGCCGAGGTCCGTGACTTGCTTGTAGTAGCGGTCGGGGGTGAGGCCGCCGCTTACTTTGCGACGTAGTTGCTGGCAGAGGATGTCGGCGGCGTCGCGGACGATCGGGTCGCTTTGCTGATTCGCGTAGAGCGCGGTCACCAGCATCGTGATGAGGTTCTGCGTCCGCAGGCTGAGATCGGCCATCTTGCACTGCCGGTCGGCGAGCTTGAGCTGGAATTTCTGCATCGCCGCGTCGATCTCCAGCGCCATCCGCGGCAGCTGGTAACAGGCGTACTTGGCATGATGCTGAAGCGCGGGGGCCATCGTCGCCGGCAACTCCGCTGCGCCCTGCCCGCCGAGCTTTCGGCCCAGCAGCCAACGCACATACGGGCCGGCGACCTTCGACAACACCCAGGCGTGCCGCGGGTTCAGCGGGTTGGGCTTTTTGATGCCGGCGGCGGCCATCGCTTTGCCGACGGGCTCGAAGTAACGCTTGCCATGGTCTTTGACGAGCGACTTGAAGAACGCCATGCCGAGCATCTCGCCCTCGCCCTCGTAGATGCAGGGAGCGAGGTAGTCGTGCACGTTGTCGCCGAACGGGTGCCCGGCAAGGAACGACCGGCCGCCGTGCGTCTTCATGAACAGTTCGATCGCCGCGTGCTTCTGCGCCTCCGATCCAAAGATCTTGGCGATGATGCACTCCATCTCGCCGCGGTAGCCGAGGTCGAGCAGGTTCGCGCACCAGGTCACCAGCGCGTCGGCGCCGACGATGAGGCCCGCCATCTCGCCGAGGCGGCGCTCGACCAGCTCGCGGCGGACGATCGGCTCGCTGTACGTGACGCGGTACTCGGCCCAGGGCAGCATCGACTTGAGCATCAGCCGCATGGTGCCCGCCGCGTTCGCACACAGCGACACGCGGCCCAGGTTGAGGCCGTGGTACGCGATGGTGAGGCCGTCCCCTTTCGGCGGCGTCAGCAGGTTGCCGCGCGGAACGCGGAAGTCCTTGAAGAGGATGCCGCGGTTGTAGAGATGCCGCAGCGCGAAGATCTCGTACTTCTTGAGTTGGAAGTGCTCGTTCTCTTCGTCGGGCAGATCGACGATGATCACCGCTGGCTTGCCATCCACCAGGCACACGAGGCCAATCGTGCGCCCCGGCCGGACGTTCGAGATGAAGAGCTTCTCGCCGTTGATGACGTAGTCGTCGCCATCGAGCACCGCGGTGGTCTTCAGCGCCGTGAGATCGCTGCCGGCGCCGGGCTCCGTCAGCGCGAACGCGCTGAGGCGTTCTCCCGAGGCGAGTCTTGGCAGCCACAGGCGTTTCTGCTCTTCGGTCCCGAACGTCTTCACCGGATCGACCGCGCCGATACAGCCGTGGATCGAGGCGAGGCCGGCGATGGTGCCGTCGAGCGTCGCCATCTGCGTCAAGAACCGCGCGACGGCGGTGAACTCGGCGCCGAAGCCGCCGTACTCATTATCGACGAGCAGGCCCCAGTAGCCCGCTTGGCCCAACTCATCAAGCACCTCTTCACGGACACGCTCATCTTCGTTGTAGAGGGTGCCGGCGTCTTTGTGACGGCGCACAACATCGAGCGACGCCTGCATGATGTGCTCGACCTCCTCGGGAACCCCCGCGGGCGTGCCGACGAACTCCGCCGCCGGGACCCGGCGTTCCCACACGGCCCGGTGGGCGGGGCTGTTGACGGTCTGGTAACGGGGCGCGAACAGCGACTCGACCTGGTCGTCCGCCTTGTCGATCGCCCCGGTGCGCCGGGCCTCGTCGTCGCTCTTGCCGCCGAGTTTGAGGGCGGTCTCGGCGAAGGAGGCTTCGTCGGCGTGGGGGTCGTTGACGGGGGGCGTCTGGGTAGGGCTTGCCATGTCGCCTCCTCGCTGCCGGTGGTGAGAGAATCTGGGGCCACTTAATTGTACGCCACTGTAGGGGGGGCTGTTCGGTGGGGCGACCCTTCTCAGCGGCACGAAGTCGCCCGATAAAGGGGGCTGCGCTGTACCGCGTCGGCACGACGTGACCCGCGTGCTCCCTAGTCCCTGTCCCCCGGTCCCTCGCCCCTCCCCATGCACGACCCCCGCATCGACAAGCTCGCCGAAGTCCTGCTCGACCACAGCTGCGAGCTGCAGGCGGGTGAGACCATCCTCATCGAAGCGATCGACCTTCCGGAGCCGCAGCTCGTCGTGGCCCTCGTGAACGGGGCCGCGAAGCGCGGGGCGATCCCGCTCGTGGAGATGAAGAACCAGCAGGTGCAGCGGGCGCTGTACGCCAACGCCACCGAGCTGTCGATGAAGCTCGCCGGTGGGCTGGAGCGCCACCGCATGGAAAAGGTGCAGGCTTATATTGGCGTCCGTGGCGCCGCCAACGGCAGCGAGCTGCGTGGCATCGCCCCCGAGCGGATGGACCTCTACCAAGAGCACTGGCTACGCCACGTCAACGACTACCGCGTGCCGAAAACCAAGTGGGTCGTGCTGCGGTACCCGACCGACTCGTTCGCCCAAGCCGCCGACACGCCGACCGAAGAGTTCGCCAACTTCTTCTTCGAGGTGTGCACGGCAGACTACGCCGCGATGCGTGAGGCGCAGAAGCCGCTTGTTGAACGGATGCAGAAGGCGGACCATGTCCGCATCACGGCGCCGGGGACCGAGCTGGAGTTCTCGATCAAAGACATCCCCGTCATCCCGTGCAGCGGCGAGCGCAACATCCCCGACGGCGAGGTCTTCACCGCCCCGGTCCGCGACAGCATCAACGGCACGATCCGCTTCAACACGGGGAGCCGTTACCAGGGGACCGTGTTCAGCGACATCGCGTTCCTGTTCAAGGACGGCAAGATCGTCGACGCAACCGCGAACAACGCCGACCGCATCAACCAGCTGCTCGACTCGGACGAGGGCGCCCGTTATTGCGGCGAGTGGTCGCTCGGGACCAACAACCACGTGCGGCACCCGATGCTCGACACGCTGTTCGACGAGAAGATCGGCGGCTCGTTCCACCTCACGCCGGGCAACGCGTACGAAGACGCCGACAACGGCAACCGCAGCCGCATCCACTGGGACCTCGTCCTGATCCAACGCGCCGATTACGGCGGCGGCGAGATTTATTTCGACGGCGAGCTGCTGCGGAAGGACGGCTTCTTTGTGCCCGACGATCTGCAGGGATTGAACAAGGGGCTGTAATCCCCCAAATGAAAAGGCGAGCCGGTAGCGTTAGCGACCGGAGTGAGGCGGGCACCAGCTTCAACTCCGGGCGCTGACGCTTCCGGCTCGCAAAAAAAAGCTGTGGGAGGGGTCTCCAGACCCCGATTACGCGCACCACGCCGATTCGGTATGGACACCGTAATCGGGGTCTGGAGACCCCTCCCACAAAAATGTGATCGAACCGGGGGCTAAGGCCCCGCGGCTAATTGATTGTAGCGTTAACTTTTTTCCTTCATCAGCGGAAATCGCCTCCTCGGCTTGGCGGGGTGTTGTCGGCCTTCTTCCCCGACTCTTCGATCAGCGCCTCCAGCACCTTCGGGTTGATCAGGTCTTCCAACTTGATTTTGCCGTTGTGCATCAACCGGGCCACGACGCCTAATTGCTTGCCGAGGGTCTCGGGGTTGAGCTCGCCGGCGACGTTGACGAAGGCCATCTCGCCGGGGCCGGCGGCGATGACCACCAAACCGGCGATCGAGTCGCCGTTGGACAACATCATCACTTTGACCCGTTCCGTGTCGTCGCCGACCGCGCGAACGACCGTGGTCCAACCGAGCTCTTGAAGCTTCTCGGCCTCGGAATCGGCGGCAGTGGCGAGCGCGCCAGCGGCCACCCCCTCGTAAACCTCGACTCGCACCAGCGACAGCTGGCCGATGATCTCACGGATCCCTGGGGTCTCGGTTGCTCCCTCCGCCGCCGAAGTGAAGAACCTCATCAGCGCCTGGTTGAGGTGAACCTCCACCTTGGGTTCGACGCCGAGTTGTTCGCTCCAGTCGATCACGGCTTCGCCGGGATGTTCGCGGGGGTCCTCAGCGCCAGCGAAGGGGGTAAGCGTCAGCGACAAGGCGATCGCTACGCTTGTCATCATTCGTGAACGGATCATACGGAGAGCTCCTTATTAACGATTTGGACGGCGTCTGATTTACCACAGAGTCACAGAGAGCACTGAGGACGCACCTAGAAAGAAGATCGCCTCGGTGCTTTCCTCCGTGCCCTCCGTGTCTCCGTGGTTCAACTAAATGCGGGAGGCGTCTCCAGACGCCGATTACGGTCTCTTGGCCGAAATGGCGTGGTGCGCGTCATCGGGGTCTGGAGACCCCTCCTACAGAGAAGTGAAAGCATCAGGTCGCATCGGTTTCATCAGCTACGGGCGCCAGCAAACTCGCCGCCGCGGCGCCCCAGCGCCCTAGCGGGCTGTCCTGCACCGCGGTGACGACGGTCCGCGTTGGTTTCGCGACACCCTGCACAAAAGCCTCGCGACTTACCTCCGCGGCTCGTTGCTGCAAGGTGGCTTGCAGGTCGGCGAGCGTTGTTTCGATCTGCTGGCGACGCAGCTCGGCCTGCCTCCGTTCGACAACGCCGCGGATCGTCCCCACGCCGGCGGCCACCAACACACACGCGGCCAAGCCGATCGCCCAACTCGGCGCTCTTCGTCGAGATGTCGATCGTGACGCGACTGGGGACTTCAACGTCTCGCTACGAACGGCTTCCAGCACGCGCTCGGGGCAACGCAGCACGGGAAGCGCGCCGAGCGACGCCTTCACGCCGTGGAGTCCTTCCGCTACCGCTTGGCAAGCGTCGCAATGCGGCAAGTGCCGTTCGACGCGTGCCTCTTCAAATGCCGACAGCTCGCCATCGACGTACGCGTCGAGGCGCTGATCGATCCAGCCGCAGTCGCGGTCGTGGTGCACGTTCGATGATTGGAAGTGGTTCATTGGGTATTCGGGTATTCTCAATCCGCGCGGCAGAGGTCTTCCGCCGCTGCGCGGTTGGCGACGATCTCCGCCAGCAGGCGCCGGCCGCGGTGCAGCGTGACGCGGACGTTCGCCAGCGTCATCTCCATCGCCTCGGCGATCTCCAAGTAGGACAGGCTTTGCACCTCACGCAGCACGACAACGCTGCGGTAAGGTTCTTTCAGCTGCAACAAGAGCTGCTGCATCTCTTGCGTCTTCTCGGACGCCTCGAGCGAGGCGTCCGGCGTCAACTCACCACAGGGCGTCTCGTCGAGGGCCGCGTCGCACGCCTCGCCGCCGACAACCTCACGCCGCCGGCGGCGGCGCCGCAGCAGGTCGCGGCAGGCGTTGGTCGTGACCCGCACCAGCCAGCCCTCGACCTTGTCGGGGTCGATGCGGTCCTGGTGTTTCCAGCAGCGCAGCAGAACCTCTTGCGTGACGTCCTCGGCGTCTTGCCGGGATCCAAGCGTGTAGCAGGCCAGCGTAAAGACGCGGTCGGCGTGCTGGTCGATGACGCGCTCGATGGTCGGGAAGGTCGCCATGCTGCACCAAGGACGCCCGCGGGCCCCGCCGAGTTACAGGCCGGGGGAATCTAACGGCTAGATCCTAACGGACCGCCGGGTCCGCCGGGGAATGACCAATGACCAATCCCCAATGACCAATGAAGGAAGGGGCCATTGTTTAGGGGCTGAGGAGAATTTTGTGCGGCAGCACGCCGTTGGTCATTGGGGCTTGGTCATTGGTCATTTGCTTTCACGGTGAACACAGCCATCCCGCAGGATCTCGACTTTCCAGAAAATCCCTCAAACCGGCCTTGATGGGATTCGGCGGGGCCCCTAATTTCCCCGCCACACGGCTGAGGGCGGTCGGAAACGCCAGCCCGCGGCTGTGCCCGGAACCTAAAAGCGAACACGAAAGCCACGTGGAGGGCCCGCCCTACAAAGGCGGGACCCGCGTCAGCGCCGGACAAGGCACGGAAGCCTGCCGCCGCTCGCGTCCACTCCCTTGACGCAGTGTCAGTCGAAGCGATTCTCCCCCCTTCGCCCGACCGGCCAACGCGTCCAATCGCTCCCGGAAAAGTTGCCCGTCCTTTGCCCCCCTGGGACGTGTGCTTTTCTGGGAGCTTTTTTTATGCGCTGACGGCGAGCCGGCCACGTTAGTGGTTGGTGTTTTTTGCCGCTTCACACCGACCACTGCCGTGGCCGGCTCGCCTCACTCTTCTTGCTAGCACGCTTCCGCGTCGGCGTTGTTGGAACGGAGCGCTCCCTCTACACTCCGACGCCCGCTCCCCTGCGGGGCCCTCCCTCTATCCGTCCCACCCCGGCGCCGTCACGGACGACGAAGCCATGAACGCAGTCCTGCGTACCCCTGCGAGCGAAGCCAATTCGCTCCCCAAACCCCAACGCATCGCCGCGGCGCGCGAGGTGATGCGTCTCGAGGCGATTGCCCTCTGGAAACTCTCGCAGCAACTCGGCGACGAGTTCGCCACCGCGATCGAGCTGCTCGAGTCGTGCCAGGGCTCGGTGATCGTCACCGGCATGGGCAAGGCCGGCCTCATCGGCCAGAAGATCGCTGCGACGCTCGCCTCCACCGGACAGCCCAGCCATTTCCTGCATCCCGCCGAAGCGTTTCATGGCGACCTCGGACGCATCAGCCGCGGCGATGTCGTGCTGATGCTGACCCAGTCGGGCGAGACGGGCGAAGTCATCCAACTCTTGCCGAGCCTGCGCGAGTTCGGCACGCCGATCCTGGCGATCACGGCCAGCACGCAGAGCACCGTCGGCCGCGCGGCGAAGGTCGTGCTGCCGCTGGGTCAGCTCGACGAGGCCTGCTCGCTCGGCCTCGCGCCCTCGACCAGCACCACCGCGATGCTCGCCGTCGGCGACGCGCTGGCGCTGGTGCTCAGCTCGATCCGCGGCTTCCGCGCCGAAGACTTCGCCCGCTTCCACCCGGGCGGCGCGCTCGGTCGCAAGCTCGCGCTGGTGGAAGACGAGATGCGGCCGCTGGCGCAGTGCCGCGTCGCGAAGGCGACACAAACGGTGCGTGAGATCCTGGTCGCCACCGGCAAGCCGGGCCGACGCACCGGCGCGGTGATGCTGGTCGACGACGACGGCTTGCTCGAAGGCCTGTTCACCGACAGCGACCTCGCGCGACTGCTCGAACAGTGCGACCTGCAAGCGCTCGACCACCCGGTCAGCGAGTACATGGTCCGCAAGCCGACAACCATTCACGCCGGCGCGCGGATGAGCGAAGCGGTGACGGTGCTCGCCAACCGCAAGTTCAGCGAACTGCCGGTCGTCGATGAAGCCGGCAAGGCGGTCGGCCTCGTCGACGTGACCGACGTGGTCGCCCGCGAAGTCGGCGACATCGAGACGCCCGTGCCGAAACGGCCGGCGAAACCCGCGGTGCGGATTTTCCCGGGCGAAGATGTCTTCGCGGCGGGGTGATTCGATGGTGATTGAACCTTCACATCGCCCCAAGTTTCACTTAGCCCCCCGTCAATGACGGGGGGCTAAATGCGTACTCAAGCTTTCCCTCATCCCCTTACCCCCTCAGCCCCTAACCCCTCCTCAATGATCCGCCTCCTCCTTACTGACGTTGATGGCGTGCTGACCGATGGCGGCATGACGTTCGACGAGGAGGGCCGCGAGCTGAAGACCTTCAACGTCCGCGACGGGCTGGGCGTGAAGCTGTTCCAGCGGGCAGGCGGCCTGGTGGGGATCGTCACCGGTCGTTCATCGCAAGTCGTCGCCTACCGCGCAAACGATTTGGGGATTGCGATCATCCACCAAGGCGTGAAAGAAAAACTCCCGATCGTCGAGCAGATCGCCTCCGCGGAGGGCGTCTCGCTCGAAGAAATGGCGTTCATCGGCGACGACTTACCTGATCTAACGGCGATCAAGGCCGTGGGATTCGGCGTCGCCGTCGCCGACGCCGCCGACGAGCTGCTCGCCGCCGCCGACTACGTGACGCATAAGCCCGGCGGCCGTGGGGCGTTCCGAGAAGTGGTCGAGAAGCTACTGAAGGAGTCGGGGCGCTGGGAGGAAGCGACGGGGCCACTGCACGGGTGAAGGGGATTCACCGCGGAGGACCCGGAGTTCGTAAACCAAGAGTAAGCGATGATTCGGCTTCTACTTGTCGCGGTGATGGTTGTTCCGGGGTCGGTTGCTTACGCCCATGAAGGGATGAAGTGCAAGTGCCGCCAAGCAGACGAGTCCCTCTCGTTTCGTGAAGAAGTGCTCAGCAATCTTTACCCACTCACCCGTGAAGTCATTGAACCGATGCTCCTAACGGATGAGTGGGGGAACGGACTTCAAAACAGCTACCGAGTCATGCCTGGAAAAGGACTTCGGGTCACTTTTCCACCAATGGCGCCCCAACCCATAAAATCCGACTTTAAGATGCCGCGGCTTGAAACGCCGTCGCCTAGCGAGAACCAGCCGCTGCCGAACCATCTCGCGGTCTCTTAAGCATCTCCGCGTCCTCCGCGCACTCCGCGGTAAATCCCTTGAAGCGATTCGTCAACGCCGCCGTCGCCCTGGCCGCCACACTCGTGGCGTACCAGCTCTACGTGCTGGCTGTTGTGCCAATTGTCGAGCCGGGGGTCGCGTTGCGCGCCTTTGACCCGGCAAGCGATCCGGAGTGGGACGTCGGCGGCGGCGCGGTGAAGCGGTATCAGAAGCTCCTCGCTAGCTACCTGCCGACCGAACACTGGGCGTTGCGTGGCACGCCGCAGGTGTACGAGTACGGCCCGCTGGTGCTCGTGCTGGAAGACTTCAAGCCGATCAGCGGCGGGCGGATCGAGATTAGCCGCAGCGTGCTCGTGGCGTTCCCGACGCCGTACGTGCATAACCAGCCGCCGCCGCGGGACGCGATCATTGCCGAGGCGCCGAACCCTTCGCGCATCCAGTTCGACAGCCCCGACGGCCTCAGCTTCACCAGCACGCAGATCGGCCGCCCCGTCGCCGGCGAGTTCACCGGCGAGGTGCTGATCCACAGCGACATGCAGGAAGCGGGCCCGGCGGACGACCTGCGGATCGTCACCCGCGACGTGCGGTTCAACCAAGCGATGATCACCACCAACGCCGCCGTGGACTTGCGGATCGGTCCGCACCGCGCGCGGGGCAAGGTGCTCGAGGTCCGCCTGCTGACCGAACCCCACGCCGGCGCGAGCGGCTCGTCGATGCCGATCACCGGCGTCGATACGCTCGAGATCCGTGAGCAGGTTCAGGCGCTGATCAGCACGGGCAAGCTCGACACGAATGTCGGCATGCCGAGGGGCGCCGCGCAGGACGAGGCCGCGTCCTCCGGGCCGCTCGAGCTGACGTCGCAGGGGCCTTTCCGCTTCGACTTCACCCGCTTCATCGCCTCGCTGCAGGACGACGTCCGCGCGACGCTGCGCAACCCCGGCGCCGAGCCCGACCAGTTGTACTGCCGCGAGCTGCGGCTGCACTTCGGCGACGCCGATGGCGGCGCCGCGGAGATCGACCCGGCCGACGAACCAGAGATCGCCCGTCGCCAGGGCAAGCTCCTCTCGGGCATGACGCCGCGACTCGTGGAAGCCGTCGGCGCGCCGGTGCGGTTCGACTCGCCGAGTCGGCAGGCGTCGGTGCGCGGCCGGCGGCTGCGGGGCTGGATCGCCGATCGCCGCTTGCGGATCGAAGGCTCGCCCGCGCTGCTGGCGCACGGCCTGAGCGAAGCGTCGGCGCCGGTGCTGGAGTACACGTCGCCACCGGCGGACTCGCCACAAGTGGTGGGCGACCTGCTCGCCGCGGGACCGGGCTGGCTGAAGCTGACGCCCTCGCCCGACGAGCCCGAGCGCAACTTCCAAGCGCGATGGAACGAGGTCCCCAAGGGCGAGCCCGCGGTCGTGCTGCGACGCGACAACCGCGGTCAGCCGATGCTGACGATGCTCGG from Botrimarina mediterranea encodes:
- a CDS encoding DUF4252 domain-containing protein, yielding MIRSRMMTSVAIALSLTLTPFAGAEDPREHPGEAVIDWSEQLGVEPKVEVHLNQALMRFFTSAAEGATETPGIREIIGQLSLVRVEVYEGVAAGALATAADSEAEKLQELGWTTVVRAVGDDTERVKVMMLSNGDSIAGLVVIAAGPGEMAFVNVAGELNPETLGKQLGVVARLMHNGKIKLEDLINPKVLEALIEESGKKADNTPPSRGGDFR
- a CDS encoding amidohydrolase, coding for MLRQLFAIVCFATALIGAIEAPAAPSALLITGGRVWTADAERPWAEAVLCVDGEIVAVGDRADVEAKAPEDATVIDAAGGLVTPGWWDSHLHLFVGGRNLAGVQLRGAKSPEEFTQRIADFVKTLKPGEWVRGGEWDHTIWGGEPPTRDWIDAVSPNNPVWINRLDGHMALANSAALRIAKVDDSAVAPEGGSIDRDESGRITGLLRDNAMGLVAAVAPGPTAADLMKHLDAANEYLLARGVTSVVQMGSLEELTALRAAQANGRLKVRIRMATPLHQWRQLLLEIERNGKGDDWLAVGMLKGFVDGSLGSHTAAFIDPYDDKPSDRGLMVNTEEALERWTQAADAAGLQVAVHAIGDRAIRTQLDVFERVAKANGPRDRRFRIEHAQHIAPADIPRYAELDVIASVQPYHCIDDGRWTEPLIGVERSKTTHAYRSLLDAGARMAFGSDWYVAPATPIEGIYGAVTRRTLDDKNPDGWFPEQKITVEESLRAYTAESAYAAFAENHRGMLQPGMAADLVVVDRDLFAVAPETLNQAQVRYTIVDGRVAYDASNSQ
- a CDS encoding aminopeptidase encodes the protein MHDPRIDKLAEVLLDHSCELQAGETILIEAIDLPEPQLVVALVNGAAKRGAIPLVEMKNQQVQRALYANATELSMKLAGGLERHRMEKVQAYIGVRGAANGSELRGIAPERMDLYQEHWLRHVNDYRVPKTKWVVLRYPTDSFAQAADTPTEEFANFFFEVCTADYAAMREAQKPLVERMQKADHVRITAPGTELEFSIKDIPVIPCSGERNIPDGEVFTAPVRDSINGTIRFNTGSRYQGTVFSDIAFLFKDGKIVDATANNADRINQLLDSDEGARYCGEWSLGTNNHVRHPMLDTLFDEKIGGSFHLTPGNAYEDADNGNRSRIHWDLVLIQRADYGGGEIYFDGELLRKDGFFVPDDLQGLNKGL
- a CDS encoding acyl-CoA dehydrogenase family protein yields the protein MASPTQTPPVNDPHADEASFAETALKLGGKSDDEARRTGAIDKADDQVESLFAPRYQTVNSPAHRAVWERRVPAAEFVGTPAGVPEEVEHIMQASLDVVRRHKDAGTLYNEDERVREEVLDELGQAGYWGLLVDNEYGGFGAEFTAVARFLTQMATLDGTIAGLASIHGCIGAVDPVKTFGTEEQKRLWLPRLASGERLSAFALTEPGAGSDLTALKTTAVLDGDDYVINGEKLFISNVRPGRTIGLVCLVDGKPAVIIVDLPDEENEHFQLKKYEIFALRHLYNRGILFKDFRVPRGNLLTPPKGDGLTIAYHGLNLGRVSLCANAAGTMRLMLKSMLPWAEYRVTYSEPIVRRELVERRLGEMAGLIVGADALVTWCANLLDLGYRGEMECIIAKIFGSEAQKHAAIELFMKTHGGRSFLAGHPFGDNVHDYLAPCIYEGEGEMLGMAFFKSLVKDHGKRYFEPVGKAMAAAGIKKPNPLNPRHAWVLSKVAGPYVRWLLGRKLGGQGAAELPATMAPALQHHAKYACYQLPRMALEIDAAMQKFQLKLADRQCKMADLSLRTQNLITMLVTALYANQQSDPIVRDAADILCQQLRRKVSGGLTPDRYYKQVTDLGRRIAAGEADGVGSLGLGAITPPPILERYDS
- a CDS encoding DUF2442 domain-containing protein, which produces MLRVIEADYLGDFRVRLAFSDGFAGTVDLAGLLDGPVFVPLNDKNVFQHFELTDHTLQWACGADFAPEYLREIARAESLTTAHP
- a CDS encoding carboxylesterase family protein, encoding MIRSFLVVLLLMSAANAEEAVDPRVTPELLEAFAAHEFDDDGFTLPYRLMSPKEVDPVEKRPLVVFLHGFGERGDDNQRQLIHGGPSFVTPEFRDRHRAFVLAPQCPAGNKLDSDGNESDEPIVWSLRLRPTNETLAESIDDEPTAPMHAVRALVDHLIEMHPIDTKRLYITGLSMGGYGTWELASREPDLWAAAAPICGGGNPAWAERLKGLPLWCFHGDADGAVPVVRSREMISAISAAGGRPIYTEYPGVNHDSWTQTYKSRYLWDWMFAQSR